A stretch of Exiguobacterium sp. BMC-KP DNA encodes these proteins:
- a CDS encoding alpha/beta fold hydrolase — MTTQLPTTSSFIEVAGTRFAYREMGTTHGTPLVLFVHFRGTIENWDPALLTALAKQRPLILFDNTGVGETNGETPTSVSEMAADAAAFIRALGHAQVDLLGFSIGGMVAQEVALQHGDLVRKLILAGTAPESGIHPRPEIFERMNRHGGTEEDGVADFMFFFYGQTSTSQAAGMASLKRIFAQKQFDSSEQVKQAQMEAIGKWAHPQPNSNYQWLRSISHPTLVTNGIEDVMVPTANSYLLTEHIPNAQLIIYPDSGHGHLFQFPEQFAAHVALFLDGDLV, encoded by the coding sequence ATGACAACGCAACTCCCGACAACATCTTCATTCATCGAAGTAGCAGGTACACGGTTCGCCTATCGAGAAATGGGAACGACTCACGGTACGCCACTCGTCTTATTCGTTCATTTCAGAGGAACGATCGAGAACTGGGATCCGGCTTTACTCACAGCACTCGCAAAACAGCGTCCACTCATCTTGTTTGACAATACAGGCGTCGGAGAAACGAACGGTGAAACACCGACGAGCGTTTCTGAAATGGCAGCAGACGCAGCAGCATTCATTCGCGCACTCGGACATGCACAGGTCGATCTGCTCGGGTTCTCAATCGGAGGAATGGTTGCCCAAGAAGTCGCGTTGCAACATGGTGACCTCGTCCGTAAATTAATCTTAGCGGGTACGGCACCCGAGTCAGGGATTCATCCACGTCCAGAGATCTTCGAACGGATGAACCGTCACGGCGGAACTGAAGAAGATGGTGTCGCCGACTTCATGTTCTTCTTCTATGGACAGACTTCAACGAGCCAAGCAGCCGGAATGGCATCGCTAAAGCGAATCTTCGCTCAGAAGCAGTTCGATAGTTCGGAGCAAGTCAAGCAGGCACAGATGGAAGCAATCGGGAAATGGGCACATCCGCAACCAAATTCGAACTATCAATGGTTGCGCTCGATCTCACACCCGACGCTCGTAACGAACGGGATCGAAGACGTGATGGTACCGACAGCGAACAGTTATCTGCTGACGGAACACATCCCGAATGCACAGCTGATTATCTATCCGGATTCTGGTCATGGTCACTTGTTCCAGTTCCCAGAACAGTTCGCAGCACACGTGGCATTATTCCTAGACGGAGATCTTGTCTAA
- a CDS encoding putative quinol monooxygenase, producing the protein MIQLIARIEAHPNQGEQLASIIEGVLAPSRSEAGCLTYQAHRAVDDPNVFYFYEQWRDQDAFDQHVASPHYQAYRGNSSSLVADRNLTFLHDISK; encoded by the coding sequence ATGATTCAACTGATTGCCCGGATCGAAGCGCATCCGAATCAAGGCGAACAGCTCGCTTCAATCATCGAAGGTGTGCTTGCACCTTCGCGGTCGGAGGCAGGTTGCCTGACGTATCAGGCACACCGAGCCGTCGACGATCCGAATGTCTTCTACTTTTACGAACAATGGCGTGATCAGGACGCATTCGATCAGCATGTCGCTTCACCGCACTATCAAGCCTATCGAGGAAACAGTTCCAGTCTCGTCGCTGATCGAAACTTGACGTTCTTACATGACATATCGAAGTAA
- a CDS encoding SDR family NAD(P)-dependent oxidoreductase, with translation MVNRPLSQKTTLITGVSGGIGKELADRFATGGSNLVLVARSGKTLERLATDYRKNYGIEVTVIVKDVASPGVPLAIKQELDARQIHVDYLVNNAGFGLYGPFLETDLNQELNMIDVNIRALTEMTKRFLPAMVERGTGGILNVSSMVGFFPGPLMSVYYASKSFVLSFTEAIENEVSGSGVTVTALCPGVTATGFVDRAGMGQSKLFRQGNVMNAGRVADEAYAGFLRGERLIIPGKQNRVLANVPRFLPRKMMTRIVRKMQATGR, from the coding sequence ATGGTAAATCGACCTCTGTCGCAAAAGACGACGCTCATCACGGGGGTGTCAGGTGGGATTGGCAAGGAACTCGCGGACCGCTTCGCAACAGGCGGATCAAACCTCGTGCTCGTCGCACGTAGCGGGAAGACACTCGAACGCCTTGCGACCGATTATCGTAAAAACTACGGCATCGAAGTGACCGTAATCGTCAAAGACGTCGCAAGTCCCGGTGTACCGCTAGCGATCAAACAAGAACTTGATGCTCGTCAGATTCACGTCGACTACCTCGTCAATAATGCTGGCTTTGGACTCTATGGACCGTTTCTTGAGACGGATCTCAATCAGGAACTGAACATGATTGATGTCAACATCCGCGCTTTGACGGAAATGACGAAACGATTTTTGCCAGCGATGGTCGAACGAGGAACAGGTGGCATCCTAAACGTTTCATCGATGGTCGGCTTTTTCCCAGGACCTTTGATGTCCGTCTATTATGCTTCGAAGTCTTTCGTCCTCTCGTTTACGGAAGCGATCGAAAATGAAGTCAGCGGTAGCGGTGTGACGGTGACTGCGCTTTGTCCGGGCGTGACGGCGACAGGATTCGTCGACCGGGCAGGGATGGGTCAATCGAAGCTCTTTCGTCAAGGGAATGTCATGAATGCCGGTCGAGTCGCGGATGAAGCATATGCTGGATTTTTACGAGGGGAACGACTGATTATTCCTGGAAAGCAAAATCGAGTACTGGCGAATGTCCCTCGTTTTCTGCCGCGCAAGATGATGACCCGAATCGTACGGAAGATGCAGGCGACAGGACGCTGA
- a CDS encoding ABC transporter ATP-binding protein, with translation MNAIEVRGLTKSFGIKEVLREVNLTVEQGEIFGFLGRNGAGKSTLIQILTGITQASAGTVSLLGEPADRLDAIKRRIGVMPDTSNLYHEMTARAFLEYMAGLSEVRVSKSEILELLGRVGLSGTERQKIGSFSFGMKKKISIAQALVGNPELLFLDEPTSGLDPESAIDIQRLLFALKADGKTIFLTSHNLNEIEKICDRVAIMAEGRIVRCGTVASLQEAIGQEVQIRIRTVPQLELLHLPNTIQELSQTDEYTRLNLPTEEDIPELLVMLAKQDIKVYEVHIERQSLEEIFLAV, from the coding sequence ATGAATGCGATTGAAGTAAGAGGATTGACGAAATCGTTCGGTATAAAAGAAGTCTTACGCGAGGTTAATCTGACAGTCGAGCAAGGAGAAATCTTTGGTTTTTTAGGGCGCAATGGTGCCGGGAAATCGACATTGATTCAGATTCTAACTGGGATCACTCAAGCATCAGCTGGAACCGTCTCGCTGCTCGGTGAACCCGCTGATCGACTGGATGCGATCAAACGACGGATTGGTGTCATGCCGGATACATCAAATCTCTATCATGAGATGACAGCGCGCGCGTTTCTTGAATACATGGCAGGATTATCTGAAGTTCGCGTCAGTAAAAGTGAGATCCTAGAACTACTCGGTCGGGTCGGATTGAGCGGGACGGAGCGTCAGAAAATCGGGAGCTTCTCGTTTGGGATGAAGAAGAAAATCAGTATCGCACAAGCACTCGTCGGAAATCCAGAATTGCTTTTTTTAGACGAACCGACATCTGGTCTTGATCCAGAGTCCGCAATCGATATCCAGCGACTGTTGTTCGCGTTAAAAGCCGACGGCAAAACAATCTTTTTGACCTCGCATAACTTAAACGAGATCGAAAAGATTTGTGACCGCGTCGCAATCATGGCAGAGGGACGAATCGTGCGCTGCGGAACTGTTGCATCGTTGCAAGAAGCGATCGGGCAGGAAGTTCAGATTCGCATTCGGACTGTCCCACAACTCGAGCTATTACATCTTCCGAATACCATTCAGGAATTGTCGCAAACGGATGAATATACACGGCTCAATCTACCGACCGAAGAGGATATTCCGGAGTTACTCGTCATGCTCGCGAAGCAAGACATAAAAGTGTATGAAGTACACATCGAACGCCAATCGTTAGAAGAGATTTTCTTAGCTGTCTGA
- a CDS encoding type 1 glutamine amidotransferase domain-containing protein yields MSKHILMVVTNAKEMKEGHATGLWLSEFAEAYIEFKNAGYTVTVASPNGGESPIDARSLEEEVPAEIQATAPLLKETLDLKAIQDFSAFDAIFMPGGHGTMFDLPQSDALNNALRTLFEANKTVAAVCHGPAGLVSATLSDGTPLVAGKTIATFTDEEERATGLDVYMPFLLETRLRELGANVITADNFTENVQVDGNLVTGQNPQSTIAVAKAVIHTLN; encoded by the coding sequence ATGAGTAAACACATCTTAATGGTTGTCACGAACGCGAAAGAAATGAAAGAAGGTCACGCAACTGGACTTTGGTTGTCTGAGTTCGCGGAAGCGTACATCGAATTCAAAAACGCAGGATATACCGTCACGGTCGCAAGCCCGAACGGCGGCGAATCACCAATCGACGCACGGAGCCTAGAAGAGGAAGTCCCAGCTGAGATCCAAGCGACAGCTCCACTCTTGAAAGAGACACTTGATTTAAAAGCAATCCAGGACTTCTCAGCATTCGATGCAATCTTCATGCCAGGTGGACACGGTACGATGTTCGACTTGCCACAAAGTGATGCCTTGAACAACGCCCTTCGGACATTGTTTGAAGCGAACAAGACGGTCGCTGCGGTCTGCCACGGACCAGCTGGACTCGTCAGTGCGACACTCTCAGACGGAACACCACTCGTCGCTGGAAAGACGATCGCAACGTTCACGGATGAAGAAGAACGCGCGACAGGTCTTGACGTCTACATGCCATTCTTGCTCGAGACACGTCTTCGTGAACTCGGTGCGAACGTCATCACGGCTGACAACTTTACGGAAAACGTCCAAGTCGACGGAAACCTCGTCACGGGTCAAAATCCACAATCCACAATCGCGGTCGCGAAAGCCGTCATTCATACACTCAACTAA
- a CDS encoding alpha/beta fold hydrolase: protein MKRYTINCQQQAVHITEWGTQDLPTIVCLHGLGSTSLSFIEIAEALASEFRTIALDLPGHGKTAAFTDPLHYRMKPLTDWIDEVLHILDIRQFYALSHSWGSVLSLYYLIEHANRVLGTILIDGGYHSKRLYGMSVEEEVAFYERDFEDSVATWDEFLDVAVYAPDARRSPALDKAGTDLLRLENGRYHWHARGATAAAIVRALHYDDVLDFLADIKGSPIQLYVATLPTDQIPIRLQATNLLHDLTNTTIHLVPETGHLLHWDRPDIIIEAIRHHWASGKRLSSL from the coding sequence ATGAAACGTTACACAATTAACTGTCAGCAGCAAGCGGTTCACATCACGGAATGGGGAACACAAGACCTTCCGACGATCGTTTGCCTCCACGGACTCGGCAGTACAAGTCTTAGCTTCATCGAAATCGCAGAAGCACTCGCAAGCGAATTTCGCACCATCGCGCTCGACTTACCCGGTCACGGAAAAACAGCAGCTTTTACAGATCCTCTACACTATCGCATGAAGCCACTCACGGACTGGATCGATGAGGTCCTACATATACTCGATATTCGTCAGTTCTATGCTTTGTCCCACTCATGGGGAAGTGTCCTCTCGCTCTATTATTTAATTGAACATGCTAATCGAGTGCTCGGTACGATTCTGATCGACGGTGGCTATCATAGTAAACGGCTGTACGGGATGTCAGTCGAAGAGGAAGTCGCTTTTTACGAACGTGACTTCGAAGACTCTGTCGCGACATGGGACGAATTTTTAGACGTTGCTGTCTATGCTCCGGATGCACGTCGCTCCCCTGCTCTTGACAAGGCGGGTACCGACTTGCTTCGTCTAGAAAACGGACGTTATCACTGGCATGCGCGTGGAGCGACCGCTGCTGCGATCGTACGCGCACTTCACTACGATGATGTCCTTGATTTTCTAGCAGATATTAAGGGGTCACCTATTCAGTTATATGTCGCGACGTTACCGACGGATCAAATACCAATTCGACTTCAGGCGACGAATCTGTTACACGATTTGACGAATACGACGATCCATCTCGTTCCGGAAACCGGGCATCTGTTGCACTGGGATCGTCCCGACATCATCATCGAGGCGATTCGTCATCATTGGGCGTCCGGAAAAAGATTGTCTTCCCTTTGA
- a CDS encoding TetR/AcrR family transcriptional regulator, which produces MARSKEFDEQVVLRKAMDVFWAQGYEKTSMQDLVDQMGIHRRSIYDTFGDKHSLFVAALAEYERFITKEMERIIDRSPSVKQAIRDVFLFILESATDNPKGCLSVNTAVELSLLDTKIDEIVTDMFRKTEAMLQQLIEQGQSTGEVSSAIHAKQTARFLHNNLVGLRVLVKTDYDQEELESVINLAVRVLD; this is translated from the coding sequence ATGGCACGCAGTAAGGAATTTGATGAACAGGTCGTCTTACGAAAAGCAATGGACGTATTTTGGGCACAAGGTTATGAGAAGACATCGATGCAAGATCTCGTCGATCAGATGGGCATCCATCGCCGGAGCATCTATGATACCTTCGGGGATAAACATTCATTGTTCGTAGCCGCATTAGCAGAATACGAACGATTCATCACAAAAGAGATGGAACGAATCATCGATCGGAGCCCGTCGGTCAAACAAGCGATTCGAGATGTCTTCTTGTTCATTCTCGAGTCGGCAACGGACAATCCGAAAGGTTGCCTGTCCGTCAATACGGCAGTCGAATTATCATTGCTTGATACGAAAATTGATGAAATCGTCACGGACATGTTCCGTAAAACAGAAGCGATGCTACAACAACTGATTGAGCAGGGACAGTCGACAGGTGAAGTGTCGTCAGCCATCCATGCCAAACAGACAGCACGTTTCTTACACAATAATCTCGTTGGACTTCGTGTTCTCGTAAAAACAGACTATGATCAAGAGGAATTAGAAAGTGTCATCAATCTGGCCGTCCGCGTGCTGGATTGA
- a CDS encoding MFS transporter: MSNWKYPGLLLLGVGVSNIGAWVYFIALNLIVLERTGSAFAVSVLYILLPISALLTSLWSGSVIDRINQRRLLVLLDVSRAALVFSLTLIDSLFVLYMLVFILNIGNTLFETSSLIYMTKLVPENNRQRFNALKNFIQSAGFILGPSIAGFLFLIGSPKTAIVLNAGALLFSAILLSCLPNVHITSKEKTPFSLRLILSDWKETLVFARTRRYIAVVYAFYALMIVLMSGLDSLEASFATFVLELDESTYGFLVSIAGVGIICGSAVNAIFTHRLTLRFLIQFGALMTPVGYLIFASATSFLTSAIGFFLLTFALAFANTGFMTFAQTHIPVELMGRFLSSIHVVQSTGVILLTALIGFYAETSIRLTYTVASVGFLLIGGLIVFIVQDRTKRHYFTTETDETITLSS; this comes from the coding sequence ATGTCGAATTGGAAATACCCTGGATTACTGTTACTTGGTGTCGGTGTCTCGAACATCGGGGCTTGGGTCTACTTCATCGCCTTGAATTTGATTGTACTCGAACGAACGGGATCAGCGTTTGCTGTCTCCGTTCTCTACATTCTATTGCCAATCTCCGCGCTGTTGACGAGTCTTTGGTCCGGCAGTGTGATTGATCGCATCAATCAGCGCCGCTTGCTCGTGTTGCTCGACGTCTCGCGAGCCGCACTTGTCTTTTCGTTGACACTGATCGATTCCTTGTTTGTCCTCTACATGCTCGTCTTCATTCTGAACATCGGTAACACGCTCTTTGAGACATCGTCCTTGATTTACATGACGAAGCTCGTCCCAGAGAACAACCGTCAACGATTCAATGCCCTAAAGAACTTCATTCAATCAGCTGGTTTCATCCTCGGACCGTCAATTGCCGGGTTTTTATTTTTGATTGGTTCCCCCAAAACAGCAATCGTACTGAATGCGGGAGCACTACTATTTTCTGCTATCCTCTTGTCCTGCTTACCGAACGTTCACATTACGTCGAAGGAGAAGACACCCTTCTCACTCCGACTCATTCTCTCAGATTGGAAGGAGACGCTTGTCTTTGCACGGACGCGACGTTACATTGCTGTCGTCTACGCCTTTTATGCTCTGATGATCGTCCTGATGAGCGGACTCGATTCGCTCGAAGCCTCGTTTGCAACGTTCGTCTTAGAGCTGGACGAGAGCACATACGGTTTTCTTGTGAGTATCGCCGGAGTTGGTATTATCTGTGGCTCTGCCGTCAATGCGATTTTCACGCATCGATTGACGCTCCGCTTCTTGATTCAGTTCGGAGCACTGATGACGCCCGTCGGGTACTTGATTTTTGCCTCGGCGACGTCGTTCTTGACTTCAGCCATCGGCTTTTTCTTACTAACCTTCGCCTTAGCGTTCGCGAACACTGGCTTCATGACGTTTGCTCAAACACACATCCCCGTTGAATTGATGGGACGATTCCTCAGTAGCATCCACGTCGTACAATCGACTGGTGTCATTCTACTGACTGCCTTGATCGGTTTTTATGCCGAGACATCAATCCGCTTGACGTATACTGTCGCTTCAGTTGGCTTCCTACTAATTGGTGGATTGATTGTCTTCATCGTCCAAGACCGAACGAAGAGACATTATTTTACGACGGAAACTGACGAAACGATTACGCTTTCGTCATAA
- a CDS encoding zinc-binding dehydrogenase, giving the protein MKAVMVTGHGGLEQLAYIDQETPQPKQGEVLIEIKACALNNTEIWMREGAYGAESESGWKAEGVQFPRIPGSDISGRIVAVGDGVAESEIGRDVVLFPFTASGEIKDEQSAEDLSFIGSEYDGGYAEYVCWPIELCYDMPLESYTDSAVFSVSGLTAWHMVEQLDLQKGQIVLVTGASGGVGSLNVQIAASVFGARVVALVGDLKLKDQLQALGAEVVVSYRESDWDQQVMEAIGPVDAILDVVGDAVFKQGLDLLKRGGTYCISGSSGGQVTSLDFRTLYLKHIRLQGSVLGNRHDYEKLLDAIRTKTIQPVIDRTFPLAEAREAQAYFKQAGKFGKVVLLP; this is encoded by the coding sequence ATGAAAGCAGTCATGGTCACAGGGCATGGTGGGCTCGAGCAACTCGCCTATATCGATCAAGAAACACCACAACCAAAACAAGGTGAGGTACTGATTGAAATTAAAGCATGTGCCTTAAATAATACAGAAATCTGGATGCGCGAAGGGGCATATGGTGCGGAGAGTGAGTCGGGCTGGAAAGCAGAAGGGGTGCAATTTCCGCGGATTCCCGGTTCAGACATCAGCGGTCGAATCGTTGCGGTCGGAGACGGTGTCGCAGAATCAGAAATCGGGCGCGACGTCGTCTTGTTCCCATTCACGGCAAGCGGAGAAATCAAAGACGAACAGAGTGCCGAAGACTTATCGTTCATCGGGTCTGAGTATGACGGTGGCTACGCGGAGTATGTGTGCTGGCCGATTGAACTCTGTTACGACATGCCGCTTGAATCCTATACGGACAGTGCCGTCTTCTCGGTCAGCGGTCTGACGGCGTGGCATATGGTCGAGCAACTAGACTTACAAAAAGGACAAATCGTTCTTGTAACAGGAGCGAGTGGGGGTGTCGGCTCACTTAACGTCCAGATTGCAGCAAGCGTCTTCGGGGCTCGAGTCGTTGCGCTCGTCGGTGATCTTAAGCTGAAGGATCAATTGCAAGCACTCGGAGCAGAAGTGGTCGTTTCGTACCGTGAGTCGGATTGGGATCAGCAAGTGATGGAAGCAATCGGTCCGGTTGATGCGATTCTCGATGTCGTCGGCGATGCCGTCTTCAAACAAGGTCTTGATCTGTTGAAACGTGGTGGAACGTACTGCATTTCGGGGTCATCCGGTGGTCAAGTGACGTCGCTTGATTTTCGGACGCTCTATCTAAAGCATATTCGTCTGCAAGGATCAGTCCTAGGTAATCGTCATGATTACGAGAAGTTACTTGACGCGATTCGAACGAAAACGATTCAGCCTGTCATCGACCGGACATTCCCACTCGCTGAAGCGCGTGAAGCGCAAGCCTATTTCAAACAAGCCGGTAAATTCGGGAAGGTCGTCTTGCTACCCTAA
- a CDS encoding YdeI/OmpD-associated family protein, translated as MEITDVLRFINRADFRQWLSEHAEHKSFCWVILSRKQAGDGLLYLDAVEEALCFGWIDGITKKTEDGELAQRFTPRRPNSNWTELNKERVRRLERLGLMQPSGRQILPDMSPEAFVIDEVIQARLQEDPIVDENFNNFPELYRRIRIDTIQSVRKDPVLYEKRLQTLIEKTKLNQIYGQWNDGGRLFVENHSTTEVSLSPSDS; from the coding sequence ATGGAGATCACGGACGTCTTACGGTTTATTAATCGCGCGGACTTTCGACAGTGGTTATCGGAACACGCGGAACATAAGTCATTTTGCTGGGTAATCCTCAGTCGAAAACAAGCCGGAGATGGTCTTCTCTATCTCGATGCCGTCGAGGAGGCACTTTGCTTCGGCTGGATCGACGGGATTACAAAGAAAACCGAAGACGGTGAACTGGCGCAACGTTTTACACCACGCCGCCCGAACAGTAACTGGACTGAACTCAATAAAGAACGTGTCCGTCGCTTGGAACGTCTCGGTTTGATGCAACCGTCCGGTCGACAAATTTTACCGGACATGTCTCCTGAAGCATTCGTCATTGATGAAGTGATTCAGGCACGTCTACAGGAAGATCCGATCGTCGATGAGAATTTTAACAATTTCCCGGAGCTCTATCGCCGCATCCGGATCGATACGATTCAAAGTGTGCGCAAAGATCCGGTTCTCTACGAAAAACGTCTGCAGACCTTAATTGAAAAAACGAAACTGAATCAGATATACGGTCAATGGAATGATGGAGGTCGTCTATTCGTTGAAAATCATTCGACAACGGAAGTGAGCCTTTCTCCTTCAGACAGCTAA
- a CDS encoding NADP-dependent oxidoreductase: protein MTYTMKAAQIDKYSKRIEASVNEVAIPNIADHQVLIRVKAAAINPLEMLIMTGSVKLIQDYSFPLTLGNELAGVVEQVGKSVTTFQVGDDVYSRLPIDQIGAFASFVAVDASAIARMPRNLSYDEAAAIALTGLTAYQGLHEELNVKPGKKVFIPGGSGSFGQMAVPLAKEAGLDVIVSGNTASRDRMLALGASEYVDYTKQDYTQVVSNVDYVIDTLGPNEFKKELGTLKRGGRLLSLRTGPNKRFAEDRKFPFWKRKLFALAGAGYDRTAKKHDVEYRFIFVRAEGKQLTKITDIVEQQQIKPVLHPKRFSINEINEALTLVATGRPEGKVIVTW from the coding sequence ATGACCTACACGATGAAGGCAGCACAAATTGATAAATATTCAAAACGGATCGAAGCAAGTGTGAACGAAGTGGCGATTCCTAACATTGCGGACCATCAAGTGTTGATCCGTGTCAAAGCGGCAGCCATCAATCCGCTCGAAATGCTAATCATGACAGGGAGCGTCAAATTGATTCAGGATTATTCTTTCCCGCTCACACTCGGCAATGAATTAGCAGGTGTCGTCGAGCAGGTCGGAAAAAGCGTCACGACATTTCAAGTAGGGGACGACGTCTATTCCCGATTGCCGATCGATCAAATTGGAGCGTTTGCTTCTTTTGTCGCAGTCGATGCGTCAGCGATCGCTCGGATGCCGCGGAATCTCTCGTATGACGAAGCAGCAGCCATCGCTTTGACTGGATTAACGGCGTATCAAGGATTACATGAAGAGTTAAACGTCAAACCAGGAAAGAAGGTCTTCATTCCAGGAGGATCGGGTAGTTTCGGTCAGATGGCGGTACCGCTAGCGAAGGAAGCAGGACTTGATGTTATTGTCAGTGGGAATACGGCATCACGTGACCGAATGCTTGCACTCGGTGCAAGTGAATACGTCGATTACACGAAACAGGACTATACGCAGGTCGTATCGAACGTCGATTATGTGATCGATACGCTCGGACCGAACGAATTCAAAAAGGAGTTAGGAACGTTAAAACGAGGGGGACGATTACTGTCGCTTCGGACAGGCCCGAACAAACGCTTCGCTGAAGACCGTAAGTTCCCGTTTTGGAAACGAAAACTGTTTGCACTCGCAGGTGCAGGATACGACCGGACAGCAAAAAAACACGATGTCGAGTATCGCTTCATCTTCGTACGGGCAGAGGGAAAACAGCTGACGAAAATTACAGACATCGTCGAACAACAACAGATCAAACCGGTCCTGCACCCAAAACGTTTTTCGATTAACGAGATTAACGAAGCCTTGACGCTTGTCGCGACGGGTCGTCCGGAAGGCAAGGTGATCGTGACATGGTAA
- a CDS encoding ABC transporter permease, whose amino-acid sequence MFPILKQEFTSSFKSIKAILLILFLTISSVFTASYLTRHPELLAGVNQSSVYTSSIKFFILFFGFLFVSALSHDIINREIETRTIRLLVTKTSRFRIIAEKFLGSLFFWCATLSINFLIVSLYAKQLFWMDYVTILIVIIYITSFNIFLSTMITKPGLTMFLGIFFGIIVPIIGLWSAFSEKWYMVPFQYILPYHAVIVSGIQLLIPVLWSGLFLAIAYLKLKRKDL is encoded by the coding sequence ATGTTTCCGATCCTCAAACAAGAATTCACGAGCAGCTTTAAAAGTATCAAAGCGATTTTGTTGATCCTCTTTCTGACGATCAGCTCAGTCTTTACAGCGTCCTATTTGACGAGACATCCGGAACTGCTCGCTGGAGTCAATCAATCGTCCGTCTATACATCAAGCATTAAATTCTTCATTCTATTCTTCGGTTTTCTGTTTGTCTCCGCGCTATCGCATGACATTATCAACCGTGAAATCGAGACGCGGACGATTCGTTTACTCGTCACGAAGACATCGCGCTTCCGAATCATAGCGGAGAAGTTTCTTGGATCTTTGTTCTTCTGGTGCGCAACGCTTTCGATTAACTTTTTGATTGTTTCGCTCTATGCGAAGCAGTTGTTCTGGATGGACTATGTAACGATCCTGATTGTCATCATCTACATCACGAGTTTTAATATCTTCTTATCGACGATGATCACGAAGCCTGGTTTGACGATGTTTCTTGGTATCTTTTTCGGAATTATCGTACCGATCATCGGCTTATGGTCGGCGTTCTCGGAGAAGTGGTACATGGTACCGTTTCAATACATCTTGCCGTATCATGCCGTCATCGTTTCTGGAATTCAACTGCTAATACCTGTGTTATGGAGTGGACTGTTCTTGGCGATTGCTTACTTAAAGCTCAAACGAAAGGATTTATAA
- a CDS encoding LysR family transcriptional regulator — translation MIDFEWYRSFIHVYQQRSVSAAARIRFLTQPAVSQHIAALEAELETSLFIRAPRQMIPTDAGKALYTQVVGLIDRLEALSLEMKYEAGEQPRPLLKFGGPTEFVTHGVVPKLPLDVAQFTAVFDLTVPLLQRLLANELDFIIATKRIDEPGVQYVPIADERFHLIAPINYDVPETDLKEWMDRQRWISYGLELPIIRRYYQTQFGERPGIRPEMILPNVDAILKAIEAGHGISVLPDYLVEAAINAGRVQRIAPERFATNQLYVAYRSDSRHDPVLQQVIEALS, via the coding sequence ATGATTGATTTTGAATGGTATCGGAGTTTCATCCATGTCTACCAACAACGTTCCGTCTCAGCAGCGGCCCGAATTCGTTTTTTAACACAACCGGCGGTCAGTCAGCATATCGCGGCGCTCGAGGCAGAACTCGAGACATCCTTGTTCATCCGTGCGCCACGGCAAATGATTCCGACCGACGCAGGAAAAGCGCTCTATACTCAAGTCGTCGGACTGATCGACCGGCTCGAGGCATTATCGCTGGAGATGAAATACGAAGCAGGGGAACAACCTCGTCCACTCTTAAAGTTCGGGGGACCGACGGAATTCGTCACGCATGGCGTCGTGCCAAAACTCCCGCTTGACGTCGCGCAATTCACGGCAGTCTTCGATTTGACGGTACCACTGTTGCAACGCTTACTTGCAAATGAGCTCGATTTCATCATCGCGACGAAACGGATCGATGAGCCGGGTGTCCAGTACGTCCCGATTGCCGACGAACGTTTTCATTTAATTGCTCCGATCAACTACGACGTTCCGGAAACGGATCTGAAGGAATGGATGGACCGACAGCGCTGGATTAGCTATGGACTTGAGTTGCCGATCATTCGTCGTTACTATCAGACACAATTCGGGGAACGACCAGGGATTCGACCAGAAATGATTTTACCGAACGTCGACGCGATTCTAAAAGCGATCGAGGCGGGGCACGGCATTAGTGTTCTACCGGACTATCTCGTCGAAGCGGCGATTAACGCTGGACGGGTACAACGGATTGCGCCAGAACGATTCGCGACGAACCAGTTGTATGTCGCCTATCGATCCGATTCACGCCATGACCCAGTGCTACAACAGGTGATCGAGGCATTAAGTTGA